Within the Arachis duranensis cultivar V14167 chromosome 10, aradu.V14167.gnm2.J7QH, whole genome shotgun sequence genome, the region ACTCCAAGCTTTCCATGCTTTCCTTAAGCGTTGAAATTTCAATCTTCATTCTGATGGACAAGACACGTTACACATAAATAGACAAAAGTATGAAAACAATCACTATTGGTCGTAGTGGTAGCTTCATACAAGTCAAATACATTAGAGATATGCTTAAATTACCCTCCAAAATCATCTATCAATGCAATAAATTCAGATTAACTGACTACCAATAAAACACTTACCTTGCAAAATCCATACAAGAGGTTCTCTTATTAAGGAATTTTCCTTCATTATTTGGATTACTGTCAACTTCATTGCCGCTCTTATAAAGTGGGCCAATCCATCGACTTAGATATGTTTTCTTCAGTAAGTTTTTTAAACTTTCATCTCTTTTATGAGTAATAAGCTTTCTTTCTCCAATGCTAACTATGGCTTTTTCGTATTTAGTCTCCTGATCAAGTTTCCTAGACAAGAACTACAGCATATTTTGATAATCATGCAATATTTAAGGAAGAGAAACATCTcttatttcataaaataaagaggtTTAGACTTAGTTTTCTCATGGTACATGTTCGCATTACTTTGTCACCAGAAAACTAGCAAACTATTTTCCAGAATGTTTTTCAATTTCACATGTTATTCAGTTATGGCAATCAAATCAAAACCTAGAAAATATAATTGTTCAGAAAACAATTGAAAACAACATTGTAAAACAGCTTAATGCAAGTTTATCCTTCAAAATGGCACAACACTATTATAAAGATACCACTGTTTTCAATGAATGTTTTTCAGTTGATTAATAAAGACAAAGATGCTTccagaaaaaaaatttcagtacagaataacaaaaataaatagcagccactaataatataaaaataaaaaaatgatccCGTAACCATCATATGAAAGTAATCATACTCTATCAGTAACTGATGCTCCTACTTTAGTTGTGCAAATTTCACAAGAGCTTTCACCTTTTCATTGGTAAcctgaatttgaaaaaaaatcaccCTACagattaaaaatcatatctagAAATAATAGATAGAAGAAAATATCCCTGCACATGTAGCTCTTCAAATTATGAATCATTAATTCACAATTTGGAGGCACATGCATTATTGATGGAAAAAAAGTTACAACATAATAATagatggaaaaaaaagaaaataaggtaTTAAACAAATATTGAGCTGTTTCAAAACCTTAAGTCCTTTTTTAAACTCTGCTAGCAACAAAATCTACTAGCACCTAAATGTTCCAAGTGTCCGAAGCAGAGAGGTGACTTATAATAACCTGCATCAAATTTCTCTGAAGTTCTTCAATCTTCTGTTGAAGGGCTGCATTCATATTTCTATCCAATAAATGTCTTTTCTTCTGTTGTGATAAGAGCAATAATGCAGCAACCTGAATATAGCATAGTGAATATTAGAATGCTAAATTACTATATATCAAAAGCATATATACTTTTGTCAGCACAAAagctattaaaaactaaataaattattattttgtgaaTACTCTTAAACAGCTAATACAGTTGTGGGAGAGAAAAACTATGATAGAGACTCTCAAGTAGCTTAATTTTTTAAGAGAGTATGTCCTTGTAATTTGAATACTATTAaatcaatcatattttttgCCAGCACTATGCACTCTTAATTTTAGCCCGCTGACCCCAATTGATATCAGGGTAAGTTTGATATCGGCAAAAATGATAAGTCCCTTTGAGAAAGGAATACAATAGTATCAACATTGCAGATTCAAACCTTGGATGATGATACTAGTTTAGTTTGAGGGATATATGCACATCTCGACATTCATGATCTTCTAACTGTCCATCTCTTTGGGGGATCAAATATGGTACAGTACTCTGGTCAAAATTCCTGACTCTTTCATCAATCACATTGATTATGGATTTAATACTTGATTTCCCATCATTCAATAAATTCATAATATGCTCCTTATACTGAGAGTGATGATGCTTTAGGTTTGCTATGCCATTATAACCCACTTTGTCCATCGAATTCTGCAAATTACTTGTCGGAATGGCAAATAACCAAACAGGtaaggaaggaaaaaaaagaagccaAAATAGAATAGATTAAACGATTAATTCCCTTTGAATTTTAAAAGTACTCACTTGTTTCTTTTCCAGTATAGTTACTCTCTTCTTCAAATGATTTTTAATTTCCAAGCCCTAAAGcatcaaaaacagaaaaagaataACTATCTATTGAAAAATAGGGTTAACATAGCAAACATGACAAAAGTAAACTAGATCATACCACCCTTAGTTTATGAAGGTTGTAGAAGGTTTAGAGAAGAGGAGTTGAATCTATGACCTTCTTTTACATTAATGATATAAGTCTTTATTTAAGCTTTTATTTAGATTCTGTTTGAATTGTGCAGCAGAAattttatgagacaattttgtTGTCTCATAAAtgtcagaaaacagaacataaagaaagagaagaagaatgacaccagcatgtatcctggttcaatTGCCTTGTGCAATgtaacctacatccagtctccaccacaacagtGAAAGTATTatatacaccaatttcacaggattgacacaatcctttcCTTCTCAAGTTCTAGCCtaacttgacttggttatgcTAATATCTAACTCTCCACTCTAAGTGTTAACCCAAATTAGAAAGGGGTACCTCACAGGTACATGACACAAGACAATAgaaacaacctaaagaaattTGAAATCACTCTAGGCTTTTtactcaagtgtatcactcagccttttgTCACTCATAGGCTTTTTCTTGATTTCTCTCTTTCAGCCGtttttctctcaagaaattaaagaaagatatacattgaaaataaaattacaaactaTAAAACATGAAGAAGATTGATACTTCAGCAGCCTCTATTGCTATAAGATGAACCGGGTTGAGCAGACACTAATCAAGTTATTCGTCTTGGCGGAATGCTTCTTTCTTTAGATAGCATCGTCCAAAATGTTGAACCTTCTCAGGAAGCTATCAATGAATCTCAGACTTTGGTTCTTTCTCCTTGGcttcaaaaattgaaaatctttcttttatatCTCTTTCCAAGTTGCTGAGTTGCTCTCCTCAGAGTCAATTTCTCGAACTGTATGCTACCAACTTAGCTTTTCACTATCTTTCATTAATCCCTAAATTAGGAATTTTGGAATAGATCCTTTTTTCTTGACCAAATGCCTCAGAACAGCAAAGATAAAAGTTGGTCAATGATAAACCCAGATCTAAACCCTTGAGCTACAACTTTATCTTCAAGAAATAATTTTGGCCTTTGATTCATAGTAGTGATTATCAGAAATTACTTTCTCCATTTATCCCAAATTGGAGTAGCAGAGAGTTGGAGAAGGAGtgaagaaagtaaattgcatgcaAATGGAAATAAATCACCTTTAATTTCTAACTTAGTTTGAAATGGTTTGATTTGGGTGATTAGACCTTTGCCTTTTGGATtaagctttctctttctttcttctatgGTGAATGAATGAGGAACGaagctctctctttcttttctctgaGTCTAACCGAAGCAGATGTGAAGAGCTTGGAAGGCATCAGCTTGAGTGAATTACCTTGGGCTTGCATTTTGTTCACTTACCTTTCAGCCCATGATAGTCCTTTGTCATTTCTTATTTGGGCTTTGTTTGTAAATGTTGCCCATAAGATCagattcaatttctttgttCCATTTTGGGCTGCCGCTATGTTTACTAATTGTGGCCAGCATCACTTAATTAAACACAATCAAAACTAATTGGATGTTTAACCCATTAGATCAATGTTTGTCCTCATCAATTaagttagttaatttcttaactcaataGTTTATTTTAAAGATAATCTACAGAATTTCTCAATGTCTCCAGCTGTTCTTCTAATGCACTCTGTTTGAGAAAGAGTTATTAACACCATGTATAGAATATTAGatctcattaaaaaaatacaagtcCATTTTGTTAGGTTAAGCATCCAAACATGCAATAAAAATCATCTGTCACTAACAGAAGCTAAGTCTAGAGTTATAGTATGTCATACACTGACACTTCCATACTGGACACCATATGAATGACCAGCATAAGCTAGGAAACAGAATTTTCAAGGGAATAGAATACCAGGGATCCGAAATTTTACAATATATTTACAGGTGTGGATCATCGATTTTGTGTGAGACACCTCtatactatttttgaaaataaattcctAGGTCTAAACCTTAAATAGAAAATGTGACAAGCACATAAATCCACATATCTTATAGTATGGGAGGATAAGACGAAGGAGATTTGAGCCATCAATGAAGAAGCCTACAGACATTTGATCAAAATCTATCCTAAATATTGGTGTAATTCAAGGTTtgaattttattcaaaatatgaCATTGTTGTGAATAACATGTATGAAAGCTTTAATAATGCAATAGTTGAGCATAGAGAAAAATCTATAGTCACTATgttacaagaaattaaagtctACTTGATGAAACAATGGGTTGAGAATAGGAAAAACACTGAGAGGTATAAGGATGATATTTTTCTAGGATTAAACTAAGGTTACAGAAGAAAATTTGATGCTATTAGGTAGTGGCTTCCTATCCTTGCTAGAATAAGTAGGTTTGAGATGTTTAGAGATAGAGATAAATTAACCTAGTTAAGTAAGAATGTTCATGCAGAAAGTTCCAGTTGACTGGTTTGTCATATACGCATGCTATTAGTGTCATTAATTATGCAAAAGATGACTTCAAGAAATATATGTGATGGCTGTTACAAGAGAGAAGCCTATGTCGCATGCTACACTCTAATGATTAATTCGTATAATGGATATATGATATAGGAGAAAACTTTGTATTCTGATGTGCTACTCCCATCGTATAGAGTTTCTATTGGGAGacctaagaaaaaaaagagcacaaggagaagatgaagtaCCCTAAGGCCCTATCAGTTTCAAGATTGTGTTACAACGAAAATGCTCTTATTATCTTAAACTTGTTCACAACAAGCGAGGTTGTCCTATTAGAATGCAAACTATAATTTACTTTCTTTTAAATAGACCTTGTTTACTCATTTCTTTTTGTTAAAACAACTGACCAGCTCCATAATGGCATCCCCTAGGAGAACCAACTTGAGCAAATCAATTGCAAGTACACAAAACCAGCAACAGGGATTTGCAAAAAAACACAAGCACAAATATCCAATCAAAAAAGACAAATTTGCATCCCACAAGCCAACTAAAAAGTTTTAAGACCAAACAAGCAACACCATCATTTGggaaagcattcaagtcaagCAAGCCAAGATCCAAATTCTATCACTGGGTCATAggattcaaatcaaaatttgaatgtATTTTTTGAAAGTTTAAAAGATCTTAGCAACTTGTAATGCGCTTTTAAGACCAACATGTtttatactttatattttgaattggaGTACcttcttattttgttattagAAGTATGCTAACTTGACAGGACTATAGTATGCCACTTTTGAAAAAGTGTTTCTTGTGACAAATAATGATCTGGTTTATATATCTCTAAGCTATAGGTTATCTTGATATGGACAAATTCAGTCTCTTTATTCTGAAGTGAAAATATTTCCTTTATATTGAGagagaatttttttgtattaaatatttatgtattaCGTAATATAGAACACACAATACAGGGATAGAATAACATGTTTGAGCCCAATTTTCAAATATGCAGTCAGGGATGTTTTAAAACATTAATAAAACTTTAAGGACATTAACATTACAAAATTTTTGACTTAAGACATTATTTTTGAAACATAATTCACCCATTTCACTACTATTACTTATATTTCTTTGCAAAACTAATCCTACCATCTCTCTAAATGCTAATAGCCCAATTTCATCTAGGTTCTAACCCTACTTCATgaataaagattaaaaaaataagagaccATAATCCATCGCAATATAGCAATTAAGAGTTGTAGCAATCGACAGTTTGCATTTAACATAAGATGATTTGGCTTTTAAAGTGAAAATCTTCATTTTCAGTCTGGAAACTTCAACATCTTGTATTATTGCTTCATCATTTGCCCAAGCAAATAAAATGCATCCATTTATAATCTACAACATAAATGTAAAGAACTTGAAGAGTTTCATAAGCCCATATCAAAATACAAGTTAAACAACACACTTTACTTCATAGTATATACAACTCTAAAATTTGCATCCTGAATTCTCTGCTGTTTTTTACCACCATAGGACAGAGAGCTCCCCACAATTGTAGGTAAGTGTTTCTCGTCACCTACTTTTTTGTGATTATGTTGAACTTTGAGAAGTCATAGTTTAGAATTTCAGTTTCTTATTGAAGAAAGATGCAAATGGGGTTATTAGGGTTCAGATTTGAggcttttatattttttatttttatatgcttttatttttttaaacaaaaaaaatataaaataaaaatattttttattctagtcAACTATTACAGACCACGACAAAAAGTCAAATTGTTAGGCCACTAAcatctattttcatttttaatgtaAGGGTAGAAttgttggattttttattttaataaataaaataaatataatatttacgaaaataaatattttttagagaaTTTACCAATTTAAATTCCATTGTCATATttcatttacagtgtaaacaagaTATGACACGTCAGCGTGACAcgtgtatatctcgtttacattgtaaacgaGTTATAGCCCGTACGCGCCTATATATAGAAGTCATTTACAACTGACTTTCGGGCCCCAGTTTGACTTTGTCAACATTTTTCTCCCCTCTTTTAACCCTTTCTGACTATACATTTGATCCAAGCGGTGATGGCGCGCCAAGTGGGGAATGATGGGAACATAAACAAGTTGAACGAGACGACACATTACGCTGGGGCGGCCGACTTCAAGGTTAGTTTCATTATGGTTGTTAAATTTAATGATGTTGCCATTATTAGGGTAGTCATGAAGATCTGTAAAGTTGGTATATATGAGTTAGGACTTAGGTCTGTAGGCTTAATTTAGAACTCTATCTGCTTGTGCTAGGTTGGTATGacataaatattattagtttggaACCCTGTTATTCCTATGCTATGTTGTTAGTATTTATAAGTTTGATGCCATCATAGTATAACATTGTTTacgttaataaattttgatatttttattttattagaaatttaagactttattttgttgtattatattatttaatttgtaataaaagtaataataaaaataattaatcttgagacttttaagagataaatattatcgaaagtaaaattaaattttttaaatgttaaaaaataatttataagttacaattgattttatataatttaaatattatttttgtttgtcaTTATTCAGAGGCCTCGCCTCCTACTGTCCCGGCGAGTGAGCTATACTTTAGCTCCACTGAATGCCATTGTCCCGTATCTGGATGAGACCGGATTCGGCGACACCGTGCCCCTCAGGGATTTACTTTTGACAATTCCCTGATTTCAGCACTAGTGGAGCGATGGCGTCCAGAGACGCACACGTTTCATCTCCCGTGGGGTGAGGTCACTATCACCCTGCAGGACGTGGCGTACCACCTAGGCCTATGCGTACACAGGAACCCCATTGGGGGTGCCTTCGTGACTTCGGTAGTACCATACGGAGACGTGGGCCATGGTGGAGCAGCTGCTTGGTGCCAGGCCTCCGGTGGCAGCACAGCAAGCTGCGTAGAGGAAGGAGTCCTTCACGCTGAAGTTGGTGTGGTTGTGTGATCGTGTCTGCCAGATGCCCCCGACCGACAACCTGGAGACCCTCTGATAGTATGTCAGGTGCTATATTATGTTACTGATCGGAGGGTATATGTTGACAGACAAGTCCAACAATCTGGTGCACATACGTTGGCTACCGCTTCTTCGGGACTTCGCGGAGTGTAGGGCGTTATCTTGGGGCTCGGTTGTGCTGGCCTGGACGTACCAGTCACTCTGTTTGGCGGCACAGCCGAATACTGTAGTTCTTCACACCCTGAAGCACTGCCTCTCGGCTTCTAAACTTGTGGTCGACCCGAAACTCTACACCGCCGTCTAGGTTGTAATCCTCTTCACCCGTGTCAGAAAACGAAATCCTCTCATGCATGGCGTCCAGATCCAAACTGTGATAGTGAGTTGGCACTGCCGATAGCGGCGGAATTGGATGAGGTGGAGGCAACACATGGCGCACCATAGTCTGGACAGGTGTCTCCGGAACACACTCATCCTCATTCCCACCATCGAACGAGTCGCTGTCCACACTGTCCGCCACGTAATCCTCGTCTGACTCCTCCTCGCCCTCCTCTACCTCATCCACTGGAATGGCGACATGAATGGGCGGTGGTGTGAGAGGTCGGTCGTCCTGTTCATAGGTTGAGTGTACGAAACTCCCACCACCACTGTGTCCCACCTCTGCGAAAAGCTCCATTACCTGCTCCACCATGATCCTCCCATGGATGTCGAACATCAGTCGCACATGCTCGTCCCCTTGAAGTCGAAATAGTCGAAATCGGAAGACTCCGTTACCCATGGGTGCCAGCAACCTATACGCCACCCTTCCGATTTTCCTCGCTTGTGTTCCACCGATCTTGCTCAATATCAAAATCTTCAAATCCGACAACATTTCTACACGCTGAGTGCGAAACAATATCGGATCCTCACACTCAAATGTCACCCCGTTGTCGCCATTTCTCATACGACAATTGGGATAAACAAGCACAAAACTATGTATGGACTATTACTGGCcattaggtagcgtttggtggagagacagagacggaaagactgagactgagagacagagactaagagacagagattgaaataaatctcagtattctgtttCCGCCCACAACGGGTGGGGATCGGAGTTGAGTCTGATGAGGAGGTCGAGTACGCCCACTAGGAGGAGCATGGAGGCATTGTATAGGACAAAGAGGCCTCACCTCTACCACCTCCTCCTCCCCCGTCACATGGAGTATGGCATGCATCTGGGAGTGGCGGTGCGCAGCCTCTAGGAGACTGGGATATATCACCTCCAGGTTGGCATGAGGGTGGTCCTTCCGGTACCCATCAGGAGAAAGAGGAAATGCTTGATGAGATCCTCCTTGATGATGCCTTCCCTCTTCACACCGTCGCGCCGGTGACTATGGATCGTATAGTTGAGCAGTTTTGCACAATTAGGGAAGTTGGGATTGGAGATTACCAGCATGCATCAGGTCTCACGCAGACGTCCTCCTGGATTCCTCAGATATCACCAGCTTCTGCGTCATCGTTCGGGGCGGCTGTGCGGCCGGGTAGCCGTACACGATGTCGCCCTCCTATGACTACGGTATATATCTGATCTCATCCCAGCTTCCAGTCACCCCTCCATCAGGGCCACCTTAGCATCCTCACCTACAGCTACATCAGTACGCCACAGGTCCACCGTCCAGTGGGGCCCAGCCATACCATGCCCCACCACCCCAGCAACCAGCTACACCAACGCCACCAGCCGGAGACTCTAGGCCATCTAGATCTCAGCGCCAAACTCAGGCTCCACCATGTGGCACCGGTCACAGGCGCCACTATCAAGATCCCCACCACAGATGATATTTACTAGTAGccattttgtgtattttttctgTACTTTAGTTGGATTGTATATGTGTACGTAGTTATAagttatgtatttatgtattgGATGGATTAATGTTATCTTTATTTTGGTTGGATTGATGTCatgttatctttattttcataatAACGGATAATTCAGAGATATGACGAACAAACTATTTAACAGTAAAGAACTAAACCGTAACGGTGACAATAAGAACTACAACATGGAATGTAAAATTTTCAAAACGAAACTCAAAAAGCAGTAAAGTACATCAAAACTAAAATGGCCTAGGCATCTCCGGTGGGTTGGTAGGGGCAACCCCGTCTAGTGTGGCCGAGTTGCCTACACAAGGCACACTGCTTCTCTTAACGCTCGACGTCATCCATATCATTTTGGAATCTGGTGGACACTGGTCTTCCAGTCGCCTTTCGATGCATGGCTAGATTGGGACGCATCATCTCCCATGCCACTCCGACCACAGCAACTCGTCAGGAATGGGTGGGAACTCCATCTCGTACACCTTGAACACAGCTTCCTGCTGGTAGACTGGATGCACATACGGGACCCACTCAATGCTAACGGTGGAATAAACCGCAATCACATGTGCCCTTCGATAGCCAAACCTGAAAGGAACCATGACCCCAACCCTCGAACGGCTCTAGTTCCTCCACAACAAACATGGAGGCCCACCTATCACAATGGGTCACACGCATCTTCCGAATGACTTCCCTATTCTTCTAAATGGCCGCTAAGATTCTCTGTGAGAAGCAGTTTCCGGCTGTCAACTAGCTCTGTGCTTTCCTACCCTTCGTAATAAACA harbors:
- the LOC107470457 gene encoding uncharacterized protein LOC107470457; the encoded protein is MDKVGYNGIANLKHHHSQYKEHIMNLLNDGKSSIKSIINVIDERVRNFDQSTVPYLIPQRDGQLEDHECRDVAALLLLSQQKKRHLLDRNMNAALQQKIEELQRNLMQFLSRKLDQETKYEKAIVSIGERKLITHKRDESLKNLLKKTYLSRWIGPLYKSGNEVDSNPNNEGKFLNKRTSCMDFARMKIEISTLKESMESLECLTSSIHRLRLSLFKTKKSVTCEDVVSSISEVLNEIINEAKFVKTALGSSLPISWSGEGDTGYTGDNASTGTTHQECTKGLG